In a genomic window of Gouania willdenowi chromosome 11, fGouWil2.1, whole genome shotgun sequence:
- the LOC114472613 gene encoding L-selectin-like: MGNPACAGQCSGPGLGGDSGCAPERRATARRGVTAKMFPNTRFSGMQLMVLIFSGLSLCLSTNTFREYHFIKILKNWAEAQRYCRENFHDLAAVEDQNENQKLLRTLTEQGLYVWIGLQEETSKWKWSKDNEHYYDKVDFNNWNSGQPNRARDSCVGMLSNGLWLDESCKERHPAVCWNGNGGR; encoded by the exons ATGGGCAACCCGGCGTGCGCGGGGCAGTGTTCGGGGCCAGGTCTCGGCGGCGACTCTGGATGCGCCCCGGAGAGGAGAGCGACGGCG AGGAGAGGAGTCACAGCAAAGATGTTCCCTAATACCAG GTTCAGTGGGATGCAGTTGATGGTCCTCATTTTCTCAG GGCTTTCTCTCTGTCTGTCCACAAACACATTCAGGGAGTATCACTTTATAAAGATCTTAAAGAACTGGGCTGAGGCTCAGAGATACTGCAGAGAGAATTTCCATGACTTGGCGGCTGTAGAAGACCAAAATGAAAACCAGAAGCTTCTCAGAACCCTCACAGAACAAGGACTCTACGTATGGATCGGGCTTCAGGAGGAAACCAGTAAATGGAAGTGGTCAAAGGACAATGAGCACTATTATGATAAGGTGGATTTTAATAATTGGAATTCAGGTCAACCAAACAGGGCCAGAGACAGTTGTGTCGGAATGCTCAGTAATGGATTGTGGCTAGATGAGTCATGTAAAGAACGACATCCTGCAGTCTGCTGGAATGGTAATGGAGGACGTTGA